One stretch of Pedobacter riviphilus DNA includes these proteins:
- the rplT gene encoding 50S ribosomal protein L20, with amino-acid sequence MPRSVNAVASRRRRKKILNLAKGYWGARSKVYTVAKNTVEKGLQYAYRDRKVKKREFRGLWIQRINAGARQHGISYSQLIGKLASKEIGLNRKVLADLAMNHPEAFKAVIDAVK; translated from the coding sequence ATGCCACGTTCGGTAAACGCAGTAGCTTCGAGAAGAAGAAGAAAAAAGATCCTTAATTTAGCCAAAGGTTATTGGGGAGCAAGAAGTAAGGTTTATACTGTTGCTAAAAACACAGTAGAAAAAGGTTTGCAATATGCATACCGTGACCGTAAAGTTAAGAAAAGAGAATTCCGCGGATTGTGGATCCAACGTATCAACGCTGGTGCACGTCAACACGGTATTTCTTACTCTCAATTGATCGGTAAATTAGCTTCTAAAGAAATCGGTTTAAACCGTAAAGTATTGGCTGATTTAGCAATGAATCACCCAGAAGCTTTCAAAGCTGTAATTGATGCAGTAAAATAG
- a CDS encoding YegP family protein, protein MGKFVITKRTNGEYQFNLKAGNGQVILASEGYAAKSSCENGIESVKKNSQDDSKFERKTSSNGKQYFNLKATNGQIIGSSEMYESASARDNGIESVKKNAPDAETDDQS, encoded by the coding sequence ATGGGAAAATTTGTGATTACTAAAAGAACTAACGGTGAGTATCAGTTTAATCTGAAAGCCGGTAATGGTCAGGTTATTTTAGCCAGCGAAGGTTATGCTGCAAAATCGAGCTGTGAAAACGGGATAGAATCTGTTAAAAAGAATTCACAGGACGACTCGAAATTTGAAAGAAAAACCTCGAGCAACGGCAAACAATATTTTAACCTAAAAGCTACAAACGGGCAAATTATAGGTTCGAGCGAAATGTACGAAAGTGCCTCGGCCAGAGACAATGGAATAGAATCTGTTAAGAAGAACGCACCGGATGCTGAAACAGATGATCAAAGTTAA
- the rpmI gene encoding 50S ribosomal protein L35, whose protein sequence is MPKMKTNSSAKKRFSLTGTGKIKRNKAYKSHILTKMSTKRKRALGNAGIVTDADSGNVKRMLCIGK, encoded by the coding sequence ATGCCAAAAATGAAAACCAATTCCAGTGCTAAAAAGCGTTTTTCGCTTACTGGAACAGGTAAAATCAAAAGAAACAAAGCATACAAAAGTCACATCTTAACTAAGATGAGTACTAAACGTAAGCGTGCGCTTGGAAATGCAGGAATTGTAACAGATGCAGATTCAGGTAACGTAAAACGTATGCTTTGCATCGGAAAGTAA
- the infC gene encoding translation initiation factor IF-3, whose amino-acid sequence MALGRPGFNRGPRPPFKKKEAEHNINQYIKSPEVRLAGDNVEPGIYPLAKALALADELELDLVEISPNAVPPVCRIIDYSKFVYEQKKKQKEIKANAKQTVIKEIRFGPNTNDHDFQFKLKHAVSFLENGEKVRAYVHFKGRAIVYKEQGEILLLKFAQALEDVGKVELLPKLEGKRMFLTVAPKVAKK is encoded by the coding sequence TTGGCATTAGGAAGACCAGGATTTAACAGGGGACCACGTCCACCTTTTAAGAAAAAAGAAGCAGAGCATAACATTAATCAGTATATTAAATCGCCCGAAGTGCGTTTAGCTGGCGATAATGTTGAACCGGGGATTTATCCTTTGGCAAAAGCTTTGGCACTTGCTGATGAACTGGAATTGGATTTGGTAGAAATATCGCCAAATGCCGTACCGCCAGTTTGTAGAATTATTGATTACAGTAAATTTGTTTACGAGCAGAAGAAAAAGCAGAAAGAAATTAAAGCTAATGCGAAACAAACTGTAATTAAGGAAATCCGTTTTGGTCCTAACACCAACGATCACGATTTCCAGTTTAAACTGAAGCATGCAGTAAGCTTTTTAGAGAACGGAGAGAAAGTTAGAGCTTACGTGCATTTTAAAGGTAGAGCAATTGTTTACAAAGAGCAGGGAGAGATTTTGTTATTAAAGTTTGCCCAGGCTTTAGAAGATGTAGGAAAAGTAGAGTTGTTACCTAAGTTAGAAGGTAAACGTATGTTCCTTACAGTTGCACCTAAAGTAGCAAAAAAATAA